One part of the Paracoccus sp. MBLB3053 genome encodes these proteins:
- a CDS encoding HNH endonuclease signature motif containing protein, which translates to MPARAPRLCSCGKQVPSGSRCACQAKRDAARKAKFDKARPSSSQRGYTREWERASKAFLERCPYCSRCGKYLDLSKPRAAVVDHKIPHRGDQKLFWDKTNWSRLCTPCHSGAKQREERRHSGKVQQ; encoded by the coding sequence ATGCCGGCGCGCGCGCCTCGCCTGTGTTCGTGCGGCAAGCAGGTGCCTTCGGGCAGCCGCTGCGCGTGCCAGGCGAAGCGTGACGCGGCCCGCAAGGCCAAGTTCGACAAGGCCCGGCCGTCCAGCAGCCAACGCGGTTACACGCGGGAATGGGAGCGGGCCAGCAAGGCCTTTCTGGAACGCTGCCCCTACTGCTCGCGCTGCGGCAAGTATCTCGACCTGAGCAAGCCCCGCGCGGCCGTGGTCGATCACAAGATCCCGCACCGAGGCGACCAGAAGCTCTTCTGGGACAAGACCAACTGGTCCCGCCTCTGCACTCCCTGTCATTCCGGCGCGAAGCAACGTGAGGAGCGCCGTCATTCTGGAAAGGTTCAGCAATGA
- a CDS encoding HK97-gp10 family putative phage morphogenesis protein, protein MADDGGLARFQQRMEAIPRAARQAVKPALVKAANGVAEIQRGLAPDDPATSAPDLKSSIVVTGPGEATPAYSQPGGSVIVQPNQALITVGNTDVRYPHLQEYGTSHHAAQPFFWPGFRLGRKRAMSSIKRAIGKAIREAK, encoded by the coding sequence ATGGCTGATGACGGTGGCCTTGCCCGGTTCCAGCAGCGCATGGAAGCAATTCCCCGCGCAGCGCGTCAGGCGGTGAAGCCTGCTCTGGTCAAAGCCGCGAACGGTGTGGCCGAGATCCAGCGCGGACTTGCCCCGGACGATCCCGCAACGAGCGCGCCTGACCTCAAGTCGAGTATTGTCGTGACCGGGCCGGGAGAGGCGACCCCTGCTTATTCGCAGCCGGGCGGGTCGGTGATCGTGCAGCCGAACCAGGCGCTGATCACCGTGGGCAACACCGATGTGCGCTATCCGCACCTTCAGGAATACGGCACCTCGCATCACGCGGCGCAGCCTTTCTTCTGGCCGGGCTTCCGCCTCGGTCGCAAACGCGCCATGAGCAGCATCAAGCGGGCGATCGGCAAGGCAATCAGGGAGGCGAAATGA
- a CDS encoding head-tail connector protein yields the protein MPDSLIPLGELKNQLGLTSDQDDDDGLIQSKIDAAENHIDRLLGYRMRERFPVTNAGDPVASNVPASLLEAVRQLAAWWFENREAATDMNRVLPFGVTDLINEYREWTF from the coding sequence ATGCCCGACAGCCTTATCCCGCTCGGCGAACTGAAGAACCAACTCGGCCTCACCTCCGATCAGGATGACGATGACGGCCTGATTCAGTCGAAGATCGATGCGGCCGAAAACCATATCGACCGGCTGCTCGGCTACCGGATGCGCGAGCGCTTCCCCGTCACCAACGCCGGGGACCCGGTGGCGTCGAACGTGCCTGCCTCGCTCCTTGAAGCCGTGAGGCAGCTTGCCGCGTGGTGGTTCGAGAACCGCGAGGCCGCGACCGACATGAACCGCGTCCTGCCCTTCGGCGTGACCGATCTGATCAACGAATATCGCGAGTGGACCTTCTGA
- a CDS encoding phage portal protein, translating into MLAAFGLTEATSTGIVVSQTDAMQVPVVANAIQLISEAVASLDIYVKRIEGETEIDVPDHPLLSLLRNESNDWTSGFEMIRQIVRDALMDDRGGLAWVNRIGGEPREIIRYRRAVLQFDIDLETGERKYNLGNRPIVARDVIHLLPPLERSPLTLAREAIGIALALDRHAAKLFGRGARPSGALLIPKGMGEEAIKAARAAWRVAHEGEDQGRTAFLFDGMTFEPFTFNSTDAQFLENRRFQIEEIARCFNIPAPMVGDLSRATWSNSEQKGREFLSYTLEPWLRGLEGALRRALFNDQERQNHVIRFDRDDLTRADLATRATTINSLIASQTINPNEGREWLGLPPRDGGDEFLNPNISAAKPEPATGSADPLKSERNPEDDNATE; encoded by the coding sequence TTGCTGGCGGCTTTCGGCCTGACCGAGGCGACCTCCACCGGCATCGTGGTGTCCCAAACGGACGCAATGCAGGTGCCCGTGGTGGCGAATGCGATCCAGCTGATCTCCGAGGCGGTGGCCTCGCTGGATATCTACGTGAAGCGCATCGAGGGCGAGACCGAGATCGATGTGCCCGACCATCCCCTTCTCAGCCTGCTGCGCAACGAGTCGAACGACTGGACATCCGGCTTCGAGATGATCCGGCAGATCGTCAGGGACGCCCTGATGGATGACCGTGGCGGGCTGGCTTGGGTGAACCGCATCGGTGGCGAGCCGCGCGAGATCATCCGCTACCGCCGCGCGGTGCTGCAATTCGACATCGACCTGGAAACCGGCGAGCGGAAATACAACCTCGGCAATCGGCCCATCGTGGCGCGCGACGTGATCCACCTGCTGCCGCCTCTGGAACGGTCGCCGCTGACCCTGGCCCGTGAGGCGATCGGGATTGCCTTGGCGCTCGACCGTCACGCGGCCAAGCTCTTCGGCCGTGGTGCCCGTCCTTCCGGCGCGCTGCTGATCCCGAAGGGCATGGGCGAAGAAGCGATCAAGGCCGCTCGGGCTGCTTGGCGTGTCGCACATGAGGGCGAGGATCAGGGCCGAACCGCCTTCCTGTTCGACGGGATGACCTTCGAGCCGTTCACGTTCAACTCGACCGATGCGCAGTTTCTCGAAAACCGCCGCTTCCAGATCGAGGAGATCGCCCGCTGCTTCAATATCCCTGCCCCGATGGTCGGCGACCTGAGCCGGGCGACCTGGAGCAATAGCGAGCAGAAGGGCCGCGAGTTCCTGAGCTACACCTTGGAACCTTGGCTTCGTGGCCTCGAAGGGGCGCTGCGCCGCGCCCTGTTCAATGACCAAGAACGTCAGAACCACGTCATCCGCTTCGATCGCGACGACCTGACGCGGGCGGATCTCGCCACGCGCGCCACGACCATCAACAGCCTCATCGCCAGCCAGACCATCAACCCCAACGAGGGCCGGGAATGGCTTGGCCTGCCGCCCCGCGATGGCGGTGACGAGTTCCTGAACCCGAACATCAGCGCGGCGAAACCTGAGCCTGCCACAGGTTCTGCCGATCCGCTCAAATCTGAGCGCAACCCCGAGGACGACAATGCAACTGAATGA
- a CDS encoding phage major capsid protein, whose protein sequence is MDRIEIKAQISVDEAGAITGIAWPFGSADRVGDVIERGAFSKALPPLPMLASHDQKDTVGVWDEIAETSEGLTVKGRLLVNDVQRAAEVRSLIQAGALRGLSIGFASRKALPRKGGGRVISDLELLEISVVAVPAHPGARITSAKEMDMTDTTETPDIAALEAKMTELEKKADPSALVARLDKIEAKMNRPQGETKAENEPTEERKAFANYLRLGGQIPEADRKALIVASDPQGGYLAPPELSSEIIRDLIEFSPIRSVSSVRSTSAPSVVYPTRGDTTNARWVGETQTRTESDISFGQKELEPKELATFVDISNRLLQDAPQAETEVRLALAEDFGQKEATAFVWGEGVLEPEGFMVNEDILSTANGHATNLSADALITLLYALPATYRNRGAWAMNGTTLGVLRKLKDGQGNFLWQPSYQAGQPETILGRPVVEMVDMPDVEADAFPIIYGDFSAYRIIDRTQMSVLVDPYTRATNGITRIHATRRVGGGVLQAARFRKLRMATS, encoded by the coding sequence ATGGACCGGATCGAAATCAAGGCGCAGATCAGCGTGGACGAGGCAGGCGCGATCACCGGCATCGCGTGGCCTTTCGGCTCGGCTGACCGCGTGGGCGACGTGATCGAGCGTGGCGCTTTCTCCAAGGCCCTGCCGCCCCTGCCGATGCTCGCCAGCCACGATCAGAAGGACACGGTCGGCGTCTGGGACGAGATCGCAGAAACCTCCGAGGGTCTGACCGTCAAGGGACGGCTTCTCGTCAACGATGTGCAGCGTGCGGCCGAGGTTCGCTCGCTGATCCAGGCAGGTGCGCTTCGCGGCCTGTCGATTGGCTTTGCCTCTCGCAAGGCCCTGCCGCGCAAGGGCGGCGGTCGCGTGATCAGCGACCTCGAACTTCTCGAAATCAGCGTGGTGGCGGTGCCTGCCCATCCCGGCGCGCGGATCACGTCAGCAAAGGAAATGGACATGACGGACACCACCGAAACCCCGGACATTGCGGCGCTGGAAGCCAAGATGACCGAACTGGAGAAGAAGGCCGACCCCTCGGCGCTCGTCGCGCGTCTCGACAAGATCGAGGCGAAGATGAACCGCCCGCAGGGTGAGACCAAGGCCGAGAACGAACCCACCGAAGAGCGCAAGGCATTTGCCAATTACCTGCGTCTCGGCGGCCAGATCCCCGAAGCCGATCGCAAGGCCCTGATCGTCGCCAGCGACCCGCAAGGCGGCTATCTGGCCCCGCCGGAACTGTCCTCGGAGATCATTCGCGACCTGATCGAGTTCTCGCCGATCCGTTCGGTCTCTTCGGTTCGCTCGACCAGCGCGCCCTCGGTCGTCTACCCGACGCGCGGCGACACCACCAATGCCCGCTGGGTGGGTGAGACGCAGACCCGCACAGAGTCGGATATCAGCTTCGGCCAGAAGGAACTGGAGCCGAAAGAGCTTGCCACCTTCGTGGATATCTCGAACCGCCTGCTGCAAGACGCGCCGCAGGCCGAAACCGAAGTGCGCCTCGCCCTCGCCGAGGACTTCGGACAGAAAGAGGCGACGGCCTTCGTCTGGGGCGAGGGTGTGCTGGAACCCGAAGGCTTCATGGTCAACGAGGACATTCTCAGCACGGCGAACGGCCACGCCACGAACCTCTCGGCAGATGCCCTGATCACGCTGCTCTATGCGCTGCCCGCGACCTATCGCAATCGCGGCGCCTGGGCGATGAACGGCACCACGCTTGGCGTCCTGCGCAAGCTGAAGGATGGACAGGGCAACTTCCTGTGGCAGCCGAGCTATCAGGCGGGCCAGCCCGAAACCATCCTCGGTCGCCCGGTGGTGGAAATGGTGGACATGCCCGATGTCGAGGCAGACGCCTTCCCGATCATCTACGGCGACTTCTCGGCCTACCGGATCATCGACCGCACGCAGATGTCGGTCCTTGTCGATCCCTACACCCGCGCCACGAACGGCATCACCCGCATTCACGCGACCCGGCGTGTCGGCGGCGGTGTGCTGCAAGCCGCGCGCTTCCGCAAACTTCGCATGGCGACCAGCTGA
- a CDS encoding MerR family transcriptional regulator: MTQKPEHPPLDRWRADEVLEPDRQLWGLPEIARVAGVSIDTVRRWHRKTDAPISKPGGRYYSTKTALKNWLCAR, encoded by the coding sequence ATGACCCAAAAACCCGAGCATCCGCCGCTTGATCGCTGGCGTGCAGACGAGGTTCTGGAGCCGGATCGGCAACTGTGGGGGCTGCCCGAAATCGCCCGCGTGGCAGGGGTAAGCATTGACACGGTGCGCCGTTGGCATAGAAAGACGGATGCGCCGATCAGCAAGCCTGGCGGTCGCTATTACTCCACCAAGACCGCGCTCAAGAACTGGCTCTGCGCCAGATAA